In the genome of Paenibacillus pabuli, one region contains:
- a CDS encoding SDR family oxidoreductase, with protein MTEQKIQTEDDHIQGETGSTVGKSKEFDSNVRVALITGTSSGFGMLTAVTLAKQGYRVVATMRDLSRNVELVRLAEQEGISDRVQVIRLDVTDADSVQEAVQTVLQNNGRIDMLVNNAGFALGGFIEEVSMDDWRRQMETNLFGLIAVTRAVLPVMREQKQGLIINLSSVSGLSGFPGYAPYAASKFAVEGFTESLRHEMSSFGVRVVLVEPGAYRTPIWSKGLGEIHRSDHSPYKDKLDAVLRYSQHAGETAPDPQEVADLIARIARMRAPRLRYALGKGSRLLIIGKLLLPWKWLEWIIARGLK; from the coding sequence ATGACAGAACAGAAGATACAGACAGAGGATGATCATATACAGGGCGAAACAGGTTCAACTGTGGGGAAATCGAAAGAGTTCGACTCAAACGTCCGTGTGGCGTTAATTACGGGTACTTCGAGTGGATTCGGTATGCTTACGGCGGTTACGCTGGCTAAACAAGGATATCGTGTTGTGGCAACGATGCGAGATTTGAGTCGGAATGTGGAATTAGTAAGGCTGGCGGAGCAGGAGGGTATCTCGGATCGGGTACAGGTTATTCGGCTGGATGTGACGGATGCTGATTCAGTGCAGGAGGCTGTTCAGACAGTACTTCAGAACAATGGGCGGATCGATATGCTGGTGAACAATGCAGGGTTTGCGCTTGGCGGATTTATTGAGGAAGTATCCATGGATGATTGGCGTAGGCAAATGGAAACGAATCTGTTTGGCTTGATTGCCGTTACACGTGCGGTCCTGCCTGTCATGCGTGAGCAAAAGCAGGGATTGATCATCAACTTGTCCAGCGTCAGTGGATTGTCCGGTTTCCCGGGTTATGCGCCGTATGCTGCATCCAAATTCGCCGTGGAAGGTTTCACGGAAAGTTTGCGTCATGAGATGTCTTCGTTCGGCGTCCGGGTTGTGCTCGTAGAGCCAGGTGCTTATCGTACTCCCATCTGGAGTAAAGGGTTGGGTGAAATTCATAGAAGCGATCATTCTCCCTATAAAGATAAGCTGGACGCGGTTCTTCGTTATTCCCAGCATGCTGGAGAGACTGCACCCGATCCGCAGGAAGTGGCTGATCTGATTGCTCGTATCGCACGGATGCGTGCACCAAGACTTCGTTATGCGCTGGGCAAAGGCTCGCGGTTACTTATTATCGGGAAGCTGCTGCTTCCATGGAAATGGCTGGAGTGGATTATAGCGCGTGGATTGAAATAG
- a CDS encoding DJ-1/PfpI family protein, with protein sequence MKIAFVLFDGLTFLDFAGFYDVINRLNFFEQTKGTTWETCAMTDQVTDESGLTLKVDRVKPSLAEYDLVFVPGGMGTRKLRFDEAFVGWLRQAENVPLKVSVCTGSLLMGAAGFLTGKKATTHPNVYDLLEPYAAEVIQTRIVKDGNVITAGGVATSIDLGIYVVGLLAGQEAAANVKLQIDYPYDMQGVVEA encoded by the coding sequence ATGAAAATCGCTTTTGTTTTGTTTGATGGTCTGACTTTCCTTGATTTTGCAGGATTTTATGATGTGATCAATCGGTTGAATTTCTTTGAACAAACCAAAGGCACAACGTGGGAAACCTGTGCGATGACAGATCAGGTTACAGACGAATCAGGCCTAACGTTGAAGGTGGACCGGGTGAAGCCTAGTCTGGCGGAATATGATCTCGTTTTTGTGCCTGGTGGCATGGGAACACGCAAGCTTCGATTCGATGAGGCTTTTGTGGGTTGGCTGAGACAGGCCGAGAATGTTCCACTAAAGGTATCCGTGTGCACAGGCTCTCTGCTGATGGGGGCAGCTGGGTTTTTAACAGGTAAAAAAGCAACGACGCATCCCAATGTCTATGATCTGCTTGAGCCTTATGCTGCCGAGGTGATTCAAACCCGGATTGTGAAAGACGGAAATGTGATTACAGCCGGAGGGGTAGCAACGTCCATTGATCTTGGGATCTATGTCGTAGGTTTGCTTGCAGGCCAGGAAGCCGCAGCGAATGTAAAGCTCCAGATCGATTATCCTTATGACATGCAGGGAGTGGTTGAAGCATGA
- a CDS encoding GNAT family N-acetyltransferase, with amino-acid sequence MRQRNIGPLRLEALKNHPEVFGASFEMSIQLPMSEVQERIHTEPDNYILGAYTEEGNLAGTMGFKREHGLKLRHKGYIWGVYVLPSYRGCGLASRMLREVLDRGRELEGIEQINLSVVTTNESARRMYEQHGFETYGIERNALVVQGKGYDEAHMTYFYADRLHERVKHVQQGGDI; translated from the coding sequence ATGAGGCAGAGAAATATTGGGCCTTTGCGGCTGGAAGCGCTGAAAAATCATCCGGAAGTCTTCGGGGCTTCATTTGAAATGTCGATTCAGCTTCCCATGAGTGAAGTGCAGGAACGTATACATACAGAACCCGATAATTACATTCTGGGGGCATACACCGAAGAAGGCAACCTCGCAGGAACGATGGGTTTCAAAAGAGAACATGGACTTAAGCTGAGGCACAAAGGATACATCTGGGGAGTTTATGTCTTACCGTCTTATCGTGGATGTGGACTTGCTTCCCGCATGCTCCGCGAAGTGTTGGATCGGGGCAGGGAGTTGGAAGGCATTGAGCAAATCAATCTCAGTGTAGTTACCACAAACGAGTCAGCAAGGCGAATGTATGAGCAGCACGGTTTTGAAACCTATGGCATTGAGCGTAATGCACTGGTTGTTCAGGGAAAAGGTTACGATGAGGCTCATATGACGTACTTTTATGCTGATCGTTTACATGAGAGGGTTAAGCATGTTCAACAAGGCGGTGACATATGA
- a CDS encoding serine/threonine protein kinase, translating into MTDTIQLELDGISFELKESHSFDWIARLGTVFRVFDQQDSGNLSFGVLGQDGKRKFVKYAGARTIHANSLSAPAEAIHCLKSSASIYEDLAHDTLIRLKDHFATEHGYACVFDWVEGECLHSHWDFPPPAKYDDPLSPYYRFRQLPVKTRIQAMEQILDFHIEVERRGYVAVDFYDGSLIYDFDIQMMKICDIDLYRKGSFMNTMGRMWGSSRFMSPEEFELGARIDGVTNVFNMGAIAFTLFGGELDRSYARWDAGEALYQVVIRAIDPERARRYASVAELGAAWKKAKLQDK; encoded by the coding sequence ATGACGGACACGATTCAGCTTGAACTTGACGGCATTTCTTTTGAGTTAAAAGAATCTCATTCATTCGATTGGATCGCGCGCCTGGGAACCGTATTTCGTGTGTTTGACCAGCAGGATTCCGGCAATTTGTCCTTTGGTGTTCTGGGTCAGGACGGAAAGCGAAAATTCGTGAAATATGCGGGAGCACGTACGATACATGCGAACAGTTTGAGTGCACCTGCCGAAGCGATTCATTGTTTGAAATCATCCGCTTCCATATACGAAGATTTGGCACATGACACATTGATTCGTTTAAAAGACCATTTTGCAACGGAACATGGTTACGCCTGTGTATTTGATTGGGTGGAAGGAGAATGTCTGCATTCCCATTGGGATTTTCCACCACCAGCCAAATATGATGACCCTCTTTCACCCTATTATCGATTCAGGCAGCTCCCGGTAAAGACACGTATTCAGGCAATGGAGCAGATTTTGGATTTTCATATCGAAGTGGAGCGGAGAGGGTATGTAGCGGTTGATTTTTACGATGGCAGTCTGATCTATGATTTTGACATACAAATGATGAAAATATGCGATATTGATTTGTATCGAAAGGGCTCTTTCATGAATACGATGGGACGGATGTGGGGGTCATCCCGTTTTATGTCTCCTGAGGAGTTTGAATTAGGTGCACGAATAGATGGAGTCACGAATGTATTTAATATGGGGGCGATAGCTTTCACCCTGTTCGGTGGAGAGCTGGATCGTTCATATGCCAGATGGGATGCCGGAGAAGCATTGTACCAGGTGGTTATTCGAGCGATAGACCCAGAGCGTGCACGACGCTATGCATCGGTTGCTGAATTGGGTGCTGCATGGAAAAAAGCAAAGTTACAGGATAAATGA
- a CDS encoding GNAT family N-acetyltransferase translates to MMNIQADTLYTMDDRKRLLRINEPDGGQAPALFIGITSAGPSSFYHEQLPSSLIEKLGCETGFPLDIPKLIRSVETFKPVKSVWMGPAYAFPEKCGQWHPNVQLIDPHHTFQLAEHFPDFIELPYEKMPVAAYVIEDSAVAVCCSARVSTQGAEASLYTAPDFRGQGYAAEAVKCWQYHVKESGRIPIYSTSWDNIASQTVARKLGLIQFGVDFSITTSS, encoded by the coding sequence ATGATGAACATACAGGCCGATACATTGTATACGATGGACGATCGGAAACGTCTGTTACGTATTAACGAACCGGATGGCGGGCAGGCTCCAGCTTTATTTATTGGAATAACTTCTGCTGGGCCAAGTTCCTTTTATCATGAGCAGTTGCCGTCCTCTCTGATTGAGAAACTGGGATGTGAAACGGGGTTCCCACTTGATATTCCGAAGCTGATTCGGAGTGTGGAGACATTTAAGCCTGTGAAAAGTGTATGGATGGGCCCGGCGTATGCATTTCCCGAAAAGTGTGGGCAATGGCATCCAAATGTTCAGCTTATTGATCCTCATCATACCTTTCAACTGGCAGAGCATTTTCCTGATTTTATAGAACTGCCGTATGAAAAAATGCCCGTTGCAGCTTATGTCATTGAGGATTCAGCTGTCGCTGTATGTTGTTCAGCCCGCGTATCCACTCAGGGTGCAGAGGCAAGCCTGTATACGGCGCCTGATTTCAGAGGACAGGGCTATGCAGCGGAGGCGGTAAAGTGCTGGCAGTATCATGTTAAAGAGAGCGGACGCATTCCGATCTATAGTACATCATGGGATAATATAGCTTCGCAAACTGTTGCTCGGAAGCTGGGACTGATCCAATTTGGTGTGGATTTCAGCATCACGACTTCTTCATAA
- a CDS encoding GNAT family N-acetyltransferase yields MLNEERRYAMQKPGNKSDGAAMIRTFVQNDLQYVIEAHIRIYRDEYNYDQSFADFIKKAVNDFERTGNYEREMVWIIELNGTVSGCIGLTQLDEYTAQLRWFIIEPEARNAGLGRQLIEQAIHFARDKSYSSIILWTNESLSGARRLYQSFGFEVVEIRKQILSGQELTEEKWEMILGQVQEEFHDS; encoded by the coding sequence ATGTTAAATGAAGAACGTCGATACGCTATGCAGAAACCCGGAAACAAAAGTGATGGTGCTGCAATGATTAGGACTTTTGTACAAAATGACCTGCAATATGTCATTGAAGCGCATATCCGTATTTATCGGGATGAGTATAATTATGATCAGAGCTTTGCCGATTTTATCAAGAAAGCTGTCAATGATTTTGAACGTACCGGCAATTACGAGAGAGAAATGGTATGGATCATCGAGCTGAACGGGACCGTTTCTGGCTGCATTGGCCTGACTCAACTGGATGAATATACTGCTCAATTACGCTGGTTCATCATCGAGCCGGAAGCTCGTAATGCAGGCTTGGGACGACAGCTTATCGAGCAGGCTATCCATTTTGCCAGAGATAAAAGTTATTCATCGATCATTTTATGGACCAATGAGTCTCTGTCAGGCGCGCGCAGATTGTATCAGTCATTCGGATTTGAAGTGGTTGAAATTCGAAAGCAGATCCTCTCAGGACAGGAGTTAACGGAAGAGAAATGGGAAATGATTCTAGGGCAGGTACAGGAGGAATTCCATGATTCGTAA